The following nucleotide sequence is from Methanococcus voltae.
TTACATTAAGATATTATAAATTAATGTAAAATTATGGGAAATTATGGATTATTCTGAAATTGAACTTTCTTTAAGGAATCGCGAAATATTGGTTGATAAAGGTGCCTATAGCATAAAGAGAAAATTCGCATTTTTACTTCAAAAAGAGGATGTTTTGCTTTTTGACGAAAATAAATACTATGCAAATGACGAAGTAATAGTTTTGGATGACTATTCCTATTCTGATAGTAAGCGACCAAAAGAATATCTTAAGGTTTTTGAAATTAGTAATATATCTAAAAGATAAAACTTAAGGTAGAAATTGTAAAAAATAAGAATAAAAATAAAAAAATAATGTACAAATAAAAAAAATTTACGATTAAATGATTTAAAATCAACTTGTAAACAACATGTAATGATTATTAAGTGTATTATGGTGATATTATGGCTTTAGATGAAAAATTGGCTATTTTAAACGGGGTTTTTGGAGTTGTATTTGGATATTTGGCTAATTACGTATATACAATGGGTTTGGGCTTTTTAAGTGGAATAGCTACCATTGTATTTTTACTTATTGGATTCATAGTTTCAGGACACGTTACTTCTAAACTCTTTGGAAACAAGAGTATGTCTCAAAAACAATGGTTAGGTGGGGGATTGCCAATATATTTCTTCATAGCTATTGTATTTTGGGTTTTAGCTTATAATGGAATTTTTTAAGTAATAATGTAATTTTCTAAACATTATTCTTGCATATTTCTTGAATATATTTTTAACAAATAATTACCCTATTTTATTTTTAATTTTAAATAATATAATTTTAATTAATATTAGTTTTGATATTAAGTCTTCATTTCTTTATCCAAATCGTAAAAACTATATCTTATAAGTTTAAAATATAAAATAGTTTAAAAATATGAAATACAACATTATCAATTGAAAATTATACTTTAAATATACGGACTAATGGTGTTACAATGTATACTATAAAAACGCAAAATTCAGAAGATCTATACGATGAAGCAAGGAAATACCTAGTAGGGGGTGTAAATAGCCCAGTTAGGGCTTTTAAGCCATATCCTTTTTTTGTAAAAAGTGCTAAAGAATGTTATTTGATAGACGAAGACGATAACCAGTACATAGATTATTGTTTAGCGTACGGTCCTATGGTTTTAGGTCACGCAAATCAAGATATATTATCTAAAGTAAAAGAACAGATGGATTTAGGCACTGCGTATGGAGTTCCTGCAAAAAAAGAGATTGAACTTGCAAAAGAGATAATCGATAGGATACCTTGCGCAGAAATGGTAAGGTTTGTTAATTCTGGAACTGAAGCAACAATGAGTGCAATTAGATTGGCTAGGGGAGTAACTGGCAAAAATAAAATAATTAAATTTGACGGTGCTTATCACGGAGCACACGACTATGTACTTGTAAAAAGTGGTAGTGGTGCTTTAACACATGGTTCTCCAAATTCTCCCGGAATTCCTGCAGATACTACAAAAAATACTATATTATTGCCATTTAACAACCGTGAATTGATGAAAAAAACCATAGCCGAGCAAAAAGAGGAAATAGCTTGTATCATAGTCGAACCTGTTATGGGTAATGTAGGATGTATTTTACCAAATGATGACTACTTAAAATTCTTAAGGGAAATAACTGAAGAAAATAACATTGTATTGATATTCGATGAAGTAATAACTGGTTTCAGATTATCAAAAGGTGGGGCTCAGGAATATTTTGGAGTGACACCTGATTTGGTGACTTTAGGTAAAATATTAGGTGGTGGTTTCCCTATCGGAGCAATTGCTGGTAAAAAAGAATTAATGGAAAACTTTTCACCAAATGGTACAATATATCAAGCAGGTACTTTTAATGGTAATCCCGTATCTATAACCGCAGGAATCGAAACCTTAAAGTGCTTAAATGATGACTTTTACAAAGAAACTACGAAAAAGGCAACAATCTTATCAAATCACCTAAGGGAGTTATCTGACAAATACAACATTGAGACAAAAGTTTACAATGTAGCATCTATCTTCCAAGTTTACTTCAATAAAAACGAAGTATTGAATTATGATATTGCAAAAGATAGTAATACTGAATTATTTGGTAAATATTTCTTTGGTTTATTGAATAATGGCGTATTTATAGCCCCTTCACAGTTCGAGTGCTGTTTCACATCCATAGCACATAAGGAAAAGGATATATCAATCACGATGGATGTAATGGAAAAGGCATTTAAGTCTTTAAAATAATATTTAAAAAAATACTTTTAATTTTTTTATCTTTTATTTAATTTTTTATTTTTTTAATTTTTTATTTTTTAAAGTTTCAACATGTAATGGAAAAAAGAATTAGTTAATAATGTTAATTCATCAGTAATTAAATAACTTGGGATTTTTCCAATATATCTATTGCTTTTTTCTTATCAAATCCATTTCTTAAAATTGTATATCTTTTCCTTAATGTATGGGCGTTACATAGAGCTTCAATAGCTACATCTTCATCATAACCTAATTCAAAGATGTTAACCGGTGATTTAACAATTTTTAGAGATTTTAAGATTTCAAAGTAGTCTTTGTTATCTAACATACTTTCTTCAACATATGCTTTGGCAAATATTAGTGTACCGACTCCACACTGCTCCCCGTGAAGTGATTTATTATCTATGGTGCCTTCTTTCTTAAGTTTGTCTAGGGAATGTGAAAATAAGTGTTCACTACCTGATGCAGGGCGTGAAGAATGAGCAATAGCAATTGCCATCCCGCTAGCAATAAGTGCTTTAACTATTTTTTTAGGGTATTCTTTCAAATTGTCATTGTTTTTAGAATTATTTATATATTCAATAAGTTCTTCAGCAATAGTTTTTGAAAATATGGCTGAACTTTCACTATATTTCTCATTATTTTCGATATGTGCTAACTTCCAGTCCAAAACTGCGGTTATGTTTGAAACTATGTCTCCCGCACCTGAAGCCAATAACTTTCTAGGTGACTTTTTTATTATATCCGTATCCCCTACAACGGCAATTGGTGGTTCCGCCATAAATGAGGGCACACTTAACGAAACAATTGGCGAAGCAATACCGTCATTAGAAGCTGTGGTGGGTACACTAATAAAAGGTTTTTTAGTAATGCTAGAGGCGTATTTTGCTACATCAATGGATTTACCTCCACCAATACCTAAAATGCAATCATAATCTCCAAAAGATTCTTTGATATACTTTCTATTTTCATCGTTTAATTTGCCAAATCTCTCATATTCTACTTCTTGATAATAAATATAGTCGTATCCCAATTTGTTATATTTTTGAGTGCTTTTACCAGTAATTACCAAAGGATTTTTTAAATTTAGTTTTTCTAGTAATTCTGGTATTTTGTTAATTGCCCCATTTTCAACAAGGGTATATCTTGGGATTGTAATCATCGTATCACACTTAATTTATCGACTTATAACTTATTTTTAGAATTATTATCTTTTTATCCATAATTTTTAATTATACATTAAATTTTATACTTTCGATGGTTTATTTATTTTATTGTCAATTTGATTAGTAAATTTAGCTATTAATCCATTAGTTGATTATTGTCTGTTATTATCTTTTATTTTAAATAATTTGTAACGTCATTAATTTTTGAAACTTTAAATGCCCTTTTTCGTCTCATACAACTTTCACAAGTTCCACAATGAATTAATTCAGGGTTTTCATGGTAGCAAGAATAGCTATACTTTAAAATTTCTAAACCCAATTTTTGTTCTAAGTCAAATCCTTTTTTTACAATTTCATCTTTATTCATTTTATATAACGGAGCTTCCAATTTTACTTTATTTAACGTCCCATATTCAGTACATTTATTAAATCTATCCATAAATTCCATTGTATTATCTGGAAAGGTACTTGCTTCTTCTTCATTAATTCCGCAGTATATATGACCGGCGTCAATAGCTTCGGCAAGTCCTGAGGCTATCGAAAACATTATTAAATTTCTTGCAGGAACCCATACTTTTTTCATTGTCTGCTCTGCTATATCCTTATTATCTAAATTTTCTTCAGAAATGGTTGGAATATCGCCTGTTTTTAAGCCACATTCGCTTATTTCACACATTTCGCTTAAAAAATTTAAATCGACAATTTTATGTTCGGCATTCAATATTTTGGATATTTTTTTAGATGCCATTATCTCATTTTTTAAAGCTTGCTGCCCATAATTAAAAGTTATATTCGTTAAGTCGTATCCGTTCTGTTTTGCAATTAAAGACGCCACTGTGGAGTCTAATCCGCCACTCAATACACAAATTGCTTTCATTTTATCACAATTTTATTTTATTTTTTTAATTTATTATATTATTATTTTAAATACTATATATAATATGTTAAAATATTTTTTAAAATAACATAAAATAGGATTTAATATTAAATCTAAAAACATACTATTAAAAATAAAACTAATAAAATACGAAAATAATATAAAAATAATATAAAAATAATATAAAAATAATATAAAAATAATATAAAAATAATATAAAAATAATATAAAAATAATATAAAAATAATATATGAGTAAATATTTTAAAAATGCCAAGACTATACTATTTTATAGTCTTGGTAAATTACTTTTTCTATCCAATAACTCTTTTTGTTTTGCGCTATTCCAATTTGAAACATTTTGCAAGTATCCTGTTATCCTACTAAATTTTTCTACGCTATCACTACCGCAATTATTACAATTATCCTTTAAACCAGTCATTGCTTTGTTACAAGCTTCGCAAATACTTAAATTTTTAGTATATGTCCAAAATCCAATATTTGAATCACATATCTTTTTAGTTATATTCATCAAAACATCAGGGTCTGCGTAAGCTTCTGCATTCCAAAAGTGTCCGATATGACCACCATTACATAATGGGTGGAATTTCTCTTCGATACTTACCTTTTCACCAAGTGTAACATCTGAATTTACTTTCACGTGTGACGAATTGGTGTAATAGATACTACCGAGGTCATCTAAATTACCATTTACGACAGATTCAGTCTGTTCTTTGTAGTATTTATGGTCAAGTCTTGCAAACCTTCCGGCCGTACTTTCTGCAGGAGTTTGTGTAACTGTCCATCTTAGACCAGTTTCTTTTTTAAGGTCATCTGCATAGTTTTTGATATGTCCAATTACCTTTTCACCAAATGAGACGGCATCTTTTGAAGTATGTAACTCTTCGCCCATGTGATACTTCAATAATTCGTTTAAACCAACAAATCCGAAAGTCTTGGTCGTATTATCGTATCTGTAGTACTGTGTATCGTCGAATTCTTGAGTTAAGAATGGTAATACAGGTCTTGATTCTTCATCGCCGTATAATCTCTTTTGAGATATTCTATGTTTTATCTGTAAGGCGTCTTGTACTAAATGTAATCTTTCATTTAATAATTCAAATAACCTTGTATCGTCACCTTTAGCTTCATAAGCTATTCTTGGTAAGTTTAAGGTGTACCACTGCATGTTTCCAGTTCTAAGGGTACTCTCTTCAACACTGTTGCCCCAATCTCCACTTAAACGAGTTCTACAGCCCATCGCATTGGTATTTCCAAACTGATAGTCTGCAGTCATGTTTATAAAGTAAGGGAGTCCCCATTTAGCACTTAATTTATGTATTTTGTACAATAATTCGTAATTTTCATTTTTAAAAGCATTTTCTCTTAATTTGAATATGATATTAGGGAATAAGAATGGTTTACCGTATGCATCGCCACCCATTAAAACCTCAGTTAGTGCTTCAGCTATTATTTTTATTTCTGCGTCATATTCTTCATAGGTTCCTACGATCTGTCCATTTTTAACAGCAGGTTTGTCTTTTAAAAAATCTGGAGCTTCTAATTCTAAATTTACTGTACTGAATACAACCTGTCCGCCTCTTGCAGCATATATTTGGTTCATTTCATAAATAAACATCTGCATAAGTTGTTTTACTTCAGGGTATGATAAACCTCTCATATAAGGTGCTAACCATACGTTAAATTCATCTATACTCTGACCACCGGACATTTCACATTGTGCAGCACTTAAAACTTTTGCAGCGTGTTGTATTGCTACTTCAGGGTTTTTTGCAGGCTTTGATACACTTGTATGTCTACCCGTACCATCAACTTTCAAGCCGTGCATTAAAAATGGTCTTAAATCGTGTTGACAGCAAACGGTTCTAACAGCGGCATATTCCAAATCGTGAAGGTGAATATCTCCTTTCATATGCAAATCTGCAATATGCTTTGGGAATATCTTCATTAAAGCGTATTCCTTCATAGTTTCGTCAGCAACCCATTTGTGTATACTTTCCGGGTTATGCATTAAATTAGCATTATCTTTTGAACCATGATTAATTAATCTGTCTATATCATATACTGGAATACCTAATCTAGTGTGTTTATGTCTTATATCTTCAAAACCGTGTTCTATAAGCTTATAATTTACAACTTCCCTTATCATAGGTGCGGTAAGATATTTAACATCCATTTTTTTGAGTTCTTTTTCCACTTCATTTGCAATTTTTAAAGCAATAGTTTCGTCTGCATTAGCTTCGTTTATAAGTGCTTTAGCTATCTTATGCTTGTCAAACCCTTCAAATTCTTTTCCAGATGTTCTAATTTTTAGGCAATTGTCATAAAGGTATTTTTCAGAGTATTTTGAGGTTCCATTTTTTGCCTCGTATTCTTTTAATACTTTGAAAATACTTTTTTTCAGTTCATCAGTGGTCATTCCTTCATCTATATTTTCATATAAGTTTGAAAGTATAGGTTCTACGTCTGAATAATCAACCCCTGAGTTTAAAAGTGATTTTACCAATTTATTAATGTCAAATTGTTCACTATCTCCACTTTTTTTAATGATTTTTATATCAGGAACGATTTTTTTACTTGTTATCATCCAATCACCCTTTAAATAAAAAGATTTCAAAAAATAAAATTAATAGAATGAAATTGAAAATTATTTTAATAGTATCTAATTATAGTAGAATTATAATATAATTAAATTAACTTCTCTTTGAATATATTTTTAAGTAATTATTAGTTTAATAAATAGTATTTGTTGCATCTAAACTGTATTTTTATCATTTTCTATTTTTTATCATAGTGTTTCATATTATAATAGTTAATGATATTATTATGTAATATTATAAATACTATATTTCGTAATTTGTATTATTTTAATAATATTTATTAATATTCAATTTTTTTTAATAACCATCAACTACTATATGATATACACTATTAAAAGTTAGTTAATAAACATGCATCTAAAATTATTACACAAATACTTTTAAAATTAGCATAGTTTAAATTTACTATAAAATTATTATAATATATTATTTACTTATACAATATTATTTAAAAGTAAGTGGTATTTTAAAAACTAAATATTGCTTGAATTAATATATGCATTATTACCTAAGATGTATTATATATCATACTATTAATATTAGTTAGTCTAATTTATAACTCGATTAGTATTAATACTATTAATCATCAAATTTCGATATTTTAAATTCTTTAAGTGTATCAATATATTCAATTTTATGGTGTAATCATGACTAAAAAAACAATAATTGAAGGAACTACTAATTTAAACGTTTCAGAAGAGAGAACTTTGTCAAAAAAAGACCCTGTATTCTACAATCCCATAATGGAAGTAAATCGAGATATTTCCATTTCCACAATACAGGCTTTTTTAAACAATTTTAAGCGAGACGAATTTAAAGTCTGTGACGCTTTAGGTGGAAGCGGTGCAAGAGGGCTTAGATATGCAAAAGAACTTGATTTCAAGGGTATTTTAGATATTTCCATCGGCGATATTAACCCAAATGCAGTACGTGCAATTCACGAAAATATAAAATTAAATGAGTTCGATGATAATGTTAAATTATCTGTACATCACAAAGATGCAAACATATTATTGTCTGAAAATTACCGCGAGTTTAACGTCACTGATTTGGATCCTTTCGGTTCACCAGCACCCTATATGGATAGTGGAATCAGAGCAACTTTAACAAAAGGTGGTATATTATGTATGACGGCTACCGATACTGCTGTGCTTTGTGGGGCTTATCATAAATCTTGTATTAGGCGTTATAATTCAGTCCCAATACGTGGCGATAAGGAGTATGCCGTAAGGATATTAATTGCAAGTGCAATATTAAATTCTGCAAAATATGATATTGGTTTAAGACCTTTATTTTCACATTGTACTGACCACTATGTTAGAACATTTATGATAACAGAGCGTGGAGCTGGAAAAGCGGAAAAAGCAATGGAAAATCTTGGCTATGTTAAGAGACAATATGAAGATATTAGCACTAGAAACTACTTCGATGGATTTGAGCGAGGATTTGGCGGTCTTTTCTACATGGGCAAATTAAATGACGAAGATTTGGTTAATGATGCACATAATATTGCCAAAGAAAGAAATTATTCGAATAGGGCCGTAGAAATCTTAAATACGTTAAAAGAAGAGTCTAAATTTGATATGGTTGGAAGTTATAATATCCACGAAATATGTAGCTTTATTAAAAAATTAGTGCCCCCAATGGATGTTATTATCCAAGATTTAACCGATAAAGGCTTTAAAGTTTCAAGGGTACATTATACACCTTATGCTTTAAAATCTGATGCAAAATTAGCCGATATAATTGTTTCAATTTCTGAAAATAGTTCCATATAATATCATCTGATCGATTAAATTGGAATTTTCTTTTATTTTTTGAAAATACGTTTAAAAAATTAAAAAAGAAATATGATTTGATATTTGAGTATTTTTTTTATTATATTATTTTATATTTATTGATTATTAAATTCTTCAACTAATTTTTTATTTTCTTCTTCATCTTCCTTACTAATTGAAGCTTTAACTTTCCGCATGGCCTTTAAGAATGATTCTTTAGGTATTGTTTGAGCGTCTAGATTTTCTCTCAATGTTATCATTGCTGCTTCTCTACATATCCCAGCAATATCTGCACCTGAGTAACCTGCGGTTTTTTCTGACAATTCTACTAGTAATTTGTCTATTTCTTCCTTGTTATTATCAAGAATTGGCATATTTGCAGTATGTACTTTGAATATTTTTAGTCTTGTATCTGAATCTGGAGCAGGTACTAAAACCATTCTATCAATTCGACCAGGTCTTAATAATGCAGGGTCGATAAGTTTTGGTCTGTTGGTCGCAGCGATAATAACTAAATCTTTAGGTTCTTCCAATCCATCTAATTCGGTTAAAAGTTGATTTACAACTTTTTCTGCAGCATCATTTCCAAAACTCATTCCTCGAACTGGTGCTATGGAATCTATTTCATCAAAGAATATCACTGTAGGTGAGGCTTGTCTTGCTTTTTTAAAGATTTCTCTAATAGCTTTTTCACTGTCCCCTACCCATTTACTGAATATTTCAGGCCCCTTTACACTGATAAAGTTAGCTTCACTTTCATTTGCAACAGCCTTAGCAAGGAGCGTTTTACCAGTCCCTGGCGGTCCAAAGAGTAATATTCCTTTAGGTGGTCTAATGCCCATTTTTATAAATCTATCAGGATATTTTAAAGGCCATTCTACTGCTTCAATTAATTCCTGTTTTACATCCTCTAAGCCACCAATATCTGACCATTTAATGTTGGGTACATCTACCAATACTTCCCTAAGTGTTGATGGTTCTACTTCTTTTAAAGCATCGTAGAAATCCCCTTTAGTAACTTTAAGGGTTTCTAATACTTCCTTAGGTATTTCTTCATCGAGATCTATCGTTTTATTGTCGAGTAACTTTCTCAAAGATTTCATAGCAGCTTCTTTACATAAAACTGATAAATCAGCACCTGCAAAACCGTGAGTTTTGTCTGCAAGTTCCCTTACAAAGGATTTAATAATTGCACTATCTATCTTATCAATAATTCCCAATTCTCTAGCTTTCTCTACAACTACTTTTGAATCATGACTGGATGTTAACATTTCTTTTAATTTTCTAGCTTTGTCCCTTGCATCGACATCTTTCCTATTAGCATTTGCTAAATAGTTTATTCCATCTTTTAAGCTTAATTCATCATAATCTGCTTCAAGGGGCATGCTTCTCGTATGGATATCTAAGATTTCTCTTCTTGCGTTTCTGTCTGGAATTCCAATTGTAAGCTCCCTATCTAGCCTTCCTGGTCTTCTCAATGCTATATCAATAGAATCTGGCCTATTTGTAGCAGCTAGTATAACGACTTGCCCTCTATTTTCAAGACCATCTAATAAAGTTAATAGCTGAGCAACCATTCTTCTTTCAACTTCTCCTGTTACTTCATCCCTTTTTGGAGCTACAGCGTCTATTTCATCAATAAATATTACTGAAGGGGCATTTTCCTCAGCTTCTTCAAAGATTTTCCTTAAATTTTCTTCTGTTTCTCCAACATATTTACTCATGATTTCCGGACCATTTATTGTGTAGTAATTAGCACCGGATTCATTTGCAACAGCCTTCGCGAGGAGTGTTTTACCAGTTCCCGGAGGTCCTGCAAGTAATACACCTTTTGGAGGTTCAATACCTAATCTATCAAACAATTCTGGATGTCTCATAGGTAATTCGACCATTTCTCTAATTTTTTTAACTTCTTCTCTTAAACCACCAATATCTTCATAAGATACGCTTGGAACTTTTGTTTCTTTAATTTCTCCTGCGGGTTCTGTTTTTAATTCAACAGTTGTAGCCGGGCCAATAATTACCGGAGATTTAGGTGATGTATTAACCACTACAAACTGGAAAGCAGTTCCTAATACTGCTACGAGTACATTTGAACCTTTTCCAACAACTTGTTTGTCTAATCTACTTTTTACGTAGTCTTCAAACCCTGCATTAAACCTAACTGGTCTTGATGGAGCTAGAACTATTTTTTTAGCTTCTTTAGCCTGTACTTTTTCAACGGTTACTTTATCGCCGATACCTGCTTTGGTAACTTGCCTAAGTAAACCATCCATTCGTATTGTTTTAGTATTTTGGTCATCAAGATATCCTCTGAGAACCGTAGCGTATGTTTTATCTTTTCCTTCAATTTGAATAACATCGCCAGGTTCTAATGAAAGCTTTTGCATGGTTACCGGGTCTATTCTTACGGTACTTTTTCCTACATCGCTTTGATATGCTTCCTCTACGATAAGTTCCACCATAGATGTCACCTCATACTTTTTAAGTAAGTTTTAATAATTTTATAAATGTTACAAATATAATAGTCCTTTGAAGTTCTATATATATTTTTTGGTTACTAATTTATATCTTATATTTTAATATTCTAATATTCTAATTAATATTTTAATCATTTACTATAAGATATTTCACAAATATATAATTATCGTTTAATAATTAATTAATAATTGTAATATAGTAGTAAATGCAAATATACAAAGTTTAAGCCTATTTTAAGATAAATAAAGATTGTAAAATAATTTAATCAAAGTTTATGTTACTAAATTAATATTTATTAAAAAAAATATTTATATTTATGTTTTGAAATATGGAATAAAGACAATTATTTAATTTAAAAAAAATAGATTTATATGTATATATTTAAGCAATATGGTTAATTAGCGTTTTGCAGGACCTACATCTTCAAATCCTTCCCTTAGTCCCATACCCGCCTGTTTTTCCAAGTGTTTTTGGTCAAATAACATGTAATATATGTTTTCAGCGTGTTCTTCGGCTCTTCTTTTTGCAAGCCAATCTAATTCTTTTCCACTTTCCGCTTCATCCTCATGGACAAACACTTCGATAATGTGCTTATTTGTCATCAATTGAGCCATCATAAGCCCTTGTGATGCTTCATGAGCACAAACTTTGTCTTTATCCTTACCACCTGGCATACCCAAAGCTAATACTATTTCGCAACCTTGTTCTTCGATTAACTTTTTGCAAGCTACTGGCAAATCTTTCATACCTGGAACGGTGTATCGGATTATTTTTATTTTACTAGTCATTTCATTTAGCTTTTTTATTGCAGCAGAAGCCATATCAACCCTTGCAAATGTAGTGTCCGTAACTCCAACTTTTATACTCATGTATAACACCAATTTTGTAAATTATAATTTTAAATTATTAATTATATGGTTTTAAGAATATATTTATTTAAATAAATTAAAAAAGATTTAATTTATTCTTTTTTAGAAAAGACGTTTAAATAGTAGTTTATAATATCTGCGCCTGCTACATTAACAATTTTGTTTTCTTCGGCGTATTTTGCAGTTAATTCTTTGCTAAGTGCTCTACCATCGTCACCCATCATTTCGCAAATGGTTGTCATAGGGTATGTTCCTGCAATTTTTGAAAGTGCAAGTGATATTTCAGTATGACCTTGTCTTCTTTCAACTAAGCCTTCAGTAGCTCTTAATAAATGAACGTGCCCAGGACTTCTAAATTCAGAACCAAACTCTTCAAATCTGTTTTCTTTACACATTTCAACTAATTTTTCAATTGTGTAAGATCTATCGTTATCAGGTATTCCC
It contains:
- a CDS encoding DUF5379 family protein, with the protein product MALDEKLAILNGVFGVVFGYLANYVYTMGLGFLSGIATIVFLLIGFIVSGHVTSKLFGNKSMSQKQWLGGGLPIYFFIAIVFWVLAYNGIF
- the hemL gene encoding glutamate-1-semialdehyde 2,1-aminomutase; the encoded protein is MYTIKTQNSEDLYDEARKYLVGGVNSPVRAFKPYPFFVKSAKECYLIDEDDNQYIDYCLAYGPMVLGHANQDILSKVKEQMDLGTAYGVPAKKEIELAKEIIDRIPCAEMVRFVNSGTEATMSAIRLARGVTGKNKIIKFDGAYHGAHDYVLVKSGSGALTHGSPNSPGIPADTTKNTILLPFNNRELMKKTIAEQKEEIACIIVEPVMGNVGCILPNDDYLKFLREITEENNIVLIFDEVITGFRLSKGGAQEYFGVTPDLVTLGKILGGGFPIGAIAGKKELMENFSPNGTIYQAGTFNGNPVSITAGIETLKCLNDDFYKETTKKATILSNHLRELSDKYNIETKVYNVASIFQVYFNKNEVLNYDIAKDSNTELFGKYFFGLLNNGVFIAPSQFECCFTSIAHKEKDISITMDVMEKAFKSLK
- a CDS encoding sn-glycerol-1-phosphate dehydrogenase gives rise to the protein MITIPRYTLVENGAINKIPELLEKLNLKNPLVITGKSTQKYNKLGYDYIYYQEVEYERFGKLNDENRKYIKESFGDYDCILGIGGGKSIDVAKYASSITKKPFISVPTTASNDGIASPIVSLSVPSFMAEPPIAVVGDTDIIKKSPRKLLASGAGDIVSNITAVLDWKLAHIENNEKYSESSAIFSKTIAEELIEYINNSKNNDNLKEYPKKIVKALIASGMAIAIAHSSRPASGSEHLFSHSLDKLKKEGTIDNKSLHGEQCGVGTLIFAKAYVEESMLDNKDYFEILKSLKIVKSPVNIFELGYDEDVAIEALCNAHTLRKRYTILRNGFDKKKAIDILEKSQVI
- the queC gene encoding 7-cyano-7-deazaguanine synthase QueC → MKAICVLSGGLDSTVASLIAKQNGYDLTNITFNYGQQALKNEIMASKKISKILNAEHKIVDLNFLSEMCEISECGLKTGDIPTISEENLDNKDIAEQTMKKVWVPARNLIMFSIASGLAEAIDAGHIYCGINEEEASTFPDNTMEFMDRFNKCTEYGTLNKVKLEAPLYKMNKDEIVKKGFDLEQKLGLEILKYSYSCYHENPELIHCGTCESCMRRKRAFKVSKINDVTNYLK
- the nrdD gene encoding anaerobic ribonucleoside-triphosphate reductase produces the protein MITSKKIVPDIKIIKKSGDSEQFDINKLVKSLLNSGVDYSDVEPILSNLYENIDEGMTTDELKKSIFKVLKEYEAKNGTSKYSEKYLYDNCLKIRTSGKEFEGFDKHKIAKALINEANADETIALKIANEVEKELKKMDVKYLTAPMIREVVNYKLIEHGFEDIRHKHTRLGIPVYDIDRLINHGSKDNANLMHNPESIHKWVADETMKEYALMKIFPKHIADLHMKGDIHLHDLEYAAVRTVCCQHDLRPFLMHGLKVDGTGRHTSVSKPAKNPEVAIQHAAKVLSAAQCEMSGGQSIDEFNVWLAPYMRGLSYPEVKQLMQMFIYEMNQIYAARGGQVVFSTVNLELEAPDFLKDKPAVKNGQIVGTYEEYDAEIKIIAEALTEVLMGGDAYGKPFLFPNIIFKLRENAFKNENYELLYKIHKLSAKWGLPYFINMTADYQFGNTNAMGCRTRLSGDWGNSVEESTLRTGNMQWYTLNLPRIAYEAKGDDTRLFELLNERLHLVQDALQIKHRISQKRLYGDEESRPVLPFLTQEFDDTQYYRYDNTTKTFGFVGLNELLKYHMGEELHTSKDAVSFGEKVIGHIKNYADDLKKETGLRWTVTQTPAESTAGRFARLDHKYYKEQTESVVNGNLDDLGSIYYTNSSHVKVNSDVTLGEKVSIEEKFHPLCNGGHIGHFWNAEAYADPDVLMNITKKICDSNIGFWTYTKNLSICEACNKAMTGLKDNCNNCGSDSVEKFSRITGYLQNVSNWNSAKQKELLDRKSNLPRL
- a CDS encoding tRNA (guanine(10)-N(2))-dimethyltransferase, with the protein product MTKKTIIEGTTNLNVSEERTLSKKDPVFYNPIMEVNRDISISTIQAFLNNFKRDEFKVCDALGGSGARGLRYAKELDFKGILDISIGDINPNAVRAIHENIKLNEFDDNVKLSVHHKDANILLSENYREFNVTDLDPFGSPAPYMDSGIRATLTKGGILCMTATDTAVLCGAYHKSCIRRYNSVPIRGDKEYAVRILIASAILNSAKYDIGLRPLFSHCTDHYVRTFMITERGAGKAEKAMENLGYVKRQYEDISTRNYFDGFERGFGGLFYMGKLNDEDLVNDAHNIAKERNYSNRAVEILNTLKEESKFDMVGSYNIHEICSFIKKLVPPMDVIIQDLTDKGFKVSRVHYTPYALKSDAKLADIIVSISENSSI
- a CDS encoding CDC48 family AAA ATPase, producing MVELIVEEAYQSDVGKSTVRIDPVTMQKLSLEPGDVIQIEGKDKTYATVLRGYLDDQNTKTIRMDGLLRQVTKAGIGDKVTVEKVQAKEAKKIVLAPSRPVRFNAGFEDYVKSRLDKQVVGKGSNVLVAVLGTAFQFVVVNTSPKSPVIIGPATTVELKTEPAGEIKETKVPSVSYEDIGGLREEVKKIREMVELPMRHPELFDRLGIEPPKGVLLAGPPGTGKTLLAKAVANESGANYYTINGPEIMSKYVGETEENLRKIFEEAEENAPSVIFIDEIDAVAPKRDEVTGEVERRMVAQLLTLLDGLENRGQVVILAATNRPDSIDIALRRPGRLDRELTIGIPDRNARREILDIHTRSMPLEADYDELSLKDGINYLANANRKDVDARDKARKLKEMLTSSHDSKVVVEKARELGIIDKIDSAIIKSFVRELADKTHGFAGADLSVLCKEAAMKSLRKLLDNKTIDLDEEIPKEVLETLKVTKGDFYDALKEVEPSTLREVLVDVPNIKWSDIGGLEDVKQELIEAVEWPLKYPDRFIKMGIRPPKGILLFGPPGTGKTLLAKAVANESEANFISVKGPEIFSKWVGDSEKAIREIFKKARQASPTVIFFDEIDSIAPVRGMSFGNDAAEKVVNQLLTELDGLEEPKDLVIIAATNRPKLIDPALLRPGRIDRMVLVPAPDSDTRLKIFKVHTANMPILDNNKEEIDKLLVELSEKTAGYSGADIAGICREAAMITLRENLDAQTIPKESFLKAMRKVKASISKEDEEENKKLVEEFNNQ